The Nocardia arthritidis genome has a window encoding:
- a CDS encoding GNAT family N-acetyltransferase produces MIDRREDGYEIDMDEGRIDVALVHHWLSTDAFWALGRDRETVERSMAGSLNFGIYDGLGNQVAYARVVTDLATFAWLCDVYVDRAHRGFGLGVWLASAVRDHLAPYRLKRVLLSTLDAHELYEKVGFVPFPDPEKLMILAQEDGAGAM; encoded by the coding sequence ATGATCGACCGCAGGGAAGACGGCTACGAGATCGACATGGACGAAGGCCGCATCGATGTGGCGCTGGTGCATCACTGGTTGTCCACCGACGCGTTCTGGGCGCTCGGGCGCGACCGAGAGACCGTCGAACGGTCGATGGCGGGTTCGCTGAATTTCGGTATCTACGACGGACTCGGTAATCAGGTCGCCTACGCCCGGGTCGTCACCGATCTGGCGACCTTCGCGTGGCTGTGTGATGTGTATGTCGACCGTGCCCACCGCGGGTTCGGGCTCGGGGTGTGGCTGGCATCCGCCGTCCGCGACCATCTCGCACCGTACCGGCTGAAGCGGGTGCTGCTGTCCACCCTCGACGCCCACGAGCTGTACGAGAAGGTCGGTTTCGTGCCCTTTCCCGATCCGGAGAAACTCATGATCCTCGCCCAGGAAGATGGCGCCGGCGCAATGTAA
- a CDS encoding sodium:solute symporter family protein, whose product MPLADSPLLAQSTLRLDAAPVDYALVALYFVFVIGIGLLARQRVSSSIDFFLSGRSLPAWVTGLAFISANLGAVEIMGMSANGAQYGFPTFHYFWIGAVPAMLFLGVVMMPFYYGSKVRSVPEFMRRRFGTGAHLVNALSFAIAQVLIAGVNLYLLGSIVNVLLGWPLWVSVIVAAVIVLSYITLGGLSAAIYNEVLQFFVIVAALLPLTLVGLHKIGGWDGLRDKVTHSPGGSAQLESWPGNALSGFSNNFLSVIGIVFGLGFVLSFGYWTTNFVEVQRAMATHSISAARRTPIIGAYPKMFIPLIVVIPGMISAALVPQMIEYKAAESAGGKTGDTTYNQALLYLMKDVLPNGLLGVGLAGLLAAFMAGMAANISAFNTVFSYDLWQQYVKKDRPDGYYLTVGRLATVGATTVAILTSFIASEFQNMMDYLQTLFSFFNAPLFATFILGMFWKKMTPAAGWIGLISGTGSAIIVFVLHRADVFHLSGQGSSFVAAGVAFVVDIVVSVLVTQVSTPKPAAELVGLVYSETPKSQRTDPEAETLPWYQRPVLLAGIALVLVIALNIFVG is encoded by the coding sequence GTGCCGCTTGCCGATTCACCCCTGCTCGCCCAGTCCACCCTGCGGCTGGATGCGGCGCCGGTCGACTATGCCCTGGTCGCACTGTATTTCGTCTTCGTAATCGGCATCGGTCTGCTGGCCAGGCAGCGGGTCTCGTCGAGTATCGACTTCTTCCTTTCCGGCAGGTCACTTCCCGCCTGGGTGACCGGTCTCGCCTTCATCTCCGCCAACCTCGGCGCGGTCGAGATCATGGGCATGTCCGCCAACGGCGCCCAATACGGCTTCCCGACCTTCCATTACTTCTGGATCGGCGCGGTGCCCGCCATGCTGTTCCTCGGCGTGGTGATGATGCCGTTCTATTACGGCTCCAAGGTGCGCAGCGTGCCCGAGTTCATGCGCAGGCGGTTCGGCACCGGCGCGCATCTGGTGAACGCGTTGAGCTTCGCCATCGCGCAGGTCCTCATCGCGGGCGTGAATCTGTACCTGCTCGGATCGATCGTGAACGTGCTGCTCGGCTGGCCGCTGTGGGTGTCGGTGATCGTCGCCGCGGTGATCGTGCTGTCCTATATCACCCTCGGCGGACTCTCGGCCGCCATCTACAACGAGGTGCTGCAGTTCTTCGTCATCGTCGCCGCGCTGCTGCCGCTCACCCTGGTGGGTCTGCACAAGATCGGCGGCTGGGACGGCTTGCGCGACAAGGTGACTCACTCGCCGGGCGGGTCCGCGCAACTGGAGTCGTGGCCGGGTAATGCGCTCAGCGGATTCTCCAATAATTTCCTTTCGGTGATCGGGATTGTGTTCGGGCTCGGATTCGTACTGTCCTTCGGGTACTGGACCACCAACTTCGTCGAGGTGCAGCGGGCCATGGCGACCCATTCGATCTCGGCGGCCCGCCGCACCCCGATCATCGGCGCCTACCCGAAGATGTTCATACCGTTGATCGTGGTGATTCCCGGCATGATCAGCGCCGCGCTGGTGCCGCAGATGATCGAGTACAAGGCCGCGGAATCGGCCGGCGGGAAAACCGGTGACACCACCTACAACCAGGCGCTGCTCTATCTGATGAAGGATGTGCTGCCGAACGGTTTGCTCGGCGTCGGGCTCGCCGGTCTGCTCGCCGCGTTCATGGCCGGGATGGCCGCCAATATCTCCGCGTTCAATACGGTTTTCAGCTACGACCTGTGGCAGCAGTACGTCAAGAAGGACCGGCCCGACGGCTACTACCTGACGGTCGGGCGGCTCGCCACCGTCGGCGCGACCACGGTCGCGATCCTGACCTCCTTCATCGCGTCGGAATTTCAGAACATGATGGACTACCTGCAAACGCTGTTCAGCTTCTTCAACGCGCCCCTTTTCGCCACCTTCATCCTCGGCATGTTCTGGAAGAAGATGACGCCCGCGGCCGGTTGGATCGGCCTGATCAGCGGAACCGGTTCGGCCATCATCGTTTTCGTCCTGCACAGGGCGGATGTGTTCCACCTGTCCGGGCAGGGTTCCAGTTTCGTCGCGGCGGGTGTCGCATTCGTGGTCGATATCGTGGTGAGCGTGCTCGTCACACAGGTGAGCACCCCGAAACCGGCCGCCGAACTCGTCGGCCTCGTCTACTCCGAAACCCCGAAATCCCAGCGCACCGACCCGGAGGCCGAAACGCTGCCCTGGTATCAGCGGCCCGTTCTGCTCGCCGGCATCGCCCTCGTCCTGGTCATCGCCCTCAACATCTTCGTCGGATAA
- a CDS encoding GGDEF domain-containing protein, whose amino-acid sequence MTETESEPTSLPNIGRRCYALLLGGSAAAIGLELFAASPLVSLLTTLAVLGAMLTMIAIGVRRHRPARPLPWCLLPVAALSLATGTVLRDTGGHAVHLLDDAFTLGGYAGFGLAALIWLRPRQVRGNYDMLLDSALIGLSALLASWTFLISPILRTHATTLSTVVAAVYPVCDALLLTLIAHSVATSARSETSLRLLHLGLFAVLVGDFGSSLETVGTAVIRKELLLAPLLLAYTVVGLAALHPTMNALGEPRRIHPHRSRQRASVIAVALIVASLVPVVGARLAPLDRVVVSTLFALLLIGVLVRSERAIARSARSERRAQYQADHDMLTGLLNRSALLRALNRHREPWRTTEEPGADQPLCLLFIDLDGFKMVNDSYGHAVGDELIANAASRIRRVIQRDAMVSRYGGDEFVVLAPLDRPGAALLAERLLAAFVRPFELSAGEIPITASIGLACGSPRSSDATVYDLIRDADSAMYHAKEFSLGYSFHEDIRHAPPTADSGRRIWRRETAV is encoded by the coding sequence ATGACAGAGACCGAAAGCGAGCCGACGAGCCTGCCGAACATCGGAAGACGATGCTACGCACTGCTTCTGGGGGGAAGCGCGGCCGCGATCGGACTCGAGCTGTTCGCCGCGTCGCCGCTGGTCTCGCTGCTGACGACGCTCGCGGTACTCGGCGCCATGCTGACCATGATCGCGATCGGCGTGCGGCGGCACCGGCCCGCGCGGCCGCTGCCGTGGTGCCTGCTTCCGGTCGCGGCGCTTTCACTCGCCACCGGAACGGTGTTGCGCGACACCGGCGGTCATGCCGTACACCTGCTCGACGACGCGTTCACCCTCGGCGGATACGCCGGATTCGGCCTGGCCGCGCTGATCTGGCTGCGGCCGCGCCAGGTGCGCGGCAACTACGACATGCTGCTGGATTCCGCGCTGATCGGGCTCAGCGCGCTGCTCGCCTCCTGGACCTTCCTCATCTCACCGATCCTGCGCACGCATGCGACAACGCTGTCCACCGTGGTCGCGGCCGTCTATCCGGTGTGCGACGCGCTGCTGCTGACGCTGATCGCGCATTCGGTCGCCACCTCGGCCCGTTCGGAGACCTCGCTGCGCCTGCTGCACCTCGGCCTGTTCGCGGTGCTGGTCGGCGATTTCGGCTCCAGCCTGGAAACCGTTGGCACCGCGGTGATCCGGAAGGAGCTGCTACTAGCCCCGCTGCTGCTCGCGTACACGGTGGTCGGTTTGGCCGCACTGCATCCGACGATGAATGCCCTCGGCGAGCCGCGGCGCATCCACCCGCATCGTTCCCGGCAGCGGGCGAGCGTCATCGCGGTCGCGCTGATCGTGGCCTCGCTGGTGCCTGTGGTCGGCGCGCGCCTGGCTCCGCTGGACCGGGTGGTGGTGTCGACGCTGTTCGCGCTGTTGTTGATCGGTGTGCTGGTGCGCAGCGAACGGGCGATCGCGCGCAGCGCCCGCAGCGAGCGCCGCGCGCAGTATCAGGCCGACCACGACATGCTGACCGGACTGCTGAACCGGTCGGCCCTGCTGCGCGCGCTCAACCGGCACCGCGAGCCGTGGCGGACGACGGAAGAGCCCGGCGCCGATCAGCCGCTGTGCCTGCTGTTCATCGACCTCGACGGGTTCAAGATGGTCAACGACAGCTACGGGCATGCGGTCGGTGACGAGCTGATCGCCAACGCGGCCTCCAGGATTCGGCGGGTGATCCAGCGCGACGCGATGGTATCCCGGTACGGCGGTGACGAATTCGTCGTGCTCGCGCCGCTGGATCGGCCGGGGGCGGCGCTGCTTGCCGAACGGTTGCTCGCCGCCTTCGTGCGACCGTTCGAACTCAGCGCGGGCGAAATCCCGATCACCGCCAGCATCGGCCTCGCCTGTGGCAGCCCGCGCAGCTCGGACGCCACCGTCTACGACCTGATCCGGGACGCGGATTCGGCCATGTATCACGCGAAGGAGTTTTCGCTCGGCTACTCCTTCCACGAGGACATCAGACACGCCCCGCCGACCGCCGACTCCGGGCGCCGCATCTGGCGCCGGGAGACGGCGGTCTGA
- a CDS encoding DUF6319 family protein, whose translation MSDTEIQQIATQIADGRPPMVWFTAAAVGVPEGRSGKVIALGDPSDGDFLQVRPTGSKDVLSFSPTEVTLTKPPRAAAPKAGASKAQQSTAQPKSTTRKESTVTQPSTLPSTPIESQVRPDLDTPPIVPKPVPAQPDPADEKAAPKPAAKAAKAPAARAAKAKTPEVTITLTGTADGEWSVDVVSGKKRAVRGLAVQGSAVAQAAKLLHPEVADVVSGVLEAARGAQRAKVEQLQAELEAARKLLDELDD comes from the coding sequence TTGTCCGACACAGAGATTCAGCAGATCGCCACGCAAATCGCCGATGGCCGCCCACCCATGGTGTGGTTCACCGCGGCAGCGGTCGGGGTCCCGGAGGGCCGCTCCGGCAAGGTGATCGCGCTCGGCGACCCGTCCGACGGCGACTTCCTGCAGGTGCGGCCGACCGGCTCGAAGGATGTACTGTCCTTTTCTCCGACCGAAGTGACGTTGACCAAGCCGCCGCGGGCGGCCGCGCCGAAGGCAGGCGCATCGAAAGCACAGCAATCCACAGCCCAGCCGAAGTCGACAACAAGGAAGGAATCCACCGTGACCCAGCCGTCGACCCTGCCGAGCACGCCCATCGAGAGCCAGGTCCGCCCGGATCTGGACACCCCGCCGATCGTGCCGAAACCCGTTCCGGCACAGCCAGATCCGGCAGACGAGAAGGCCGCCCCGAAGCCGGCCGCCAAGGCGGCGAAGGCGCCCGCCGCACGCGCCGCCAAGGCGAAGACGCCGGAGGTGACCATTACCCTCACCGGCACCGCCGACGGCGAATGGTCCGTCGATGTGGTGAGCGGTAAGAAGCGGGCCGTGCGCGGACTTGCCGTGCAGGGTTCCGCGGTGGCCCAGGCGGCCAAACTGCTGCATCCGGAAGTGGCCGATGTGGTTTCGGGCGTGCTGGAGGCCGCGCGCGGCGCCCAGCGCGCGAAAGTGGAACAGCTGCAGGCCGAATTGGAGGCGGCGCGCAAACTGCTCGACGAACTCGACGACTGA
- a CDS encoding PepSY-associated TM helix domain-containing protein, which translates to MSITEDLSPPSTEIPTPPTESAQRKRPGNGLYALAMRLHFYAGIFVAPFILIAAVTGALYAIAPTLERIVSHDLLYVDGSGPEKPLSEQVSAAVRERPDLPLVAVAPAPEAGQTTRVIFGDTTLGEGERRAVFVNPYTAQPVGESVVYGSSGALPLRTWIDHLHRDLHLGEPGRIYSEMAASWLWIIALAGLVLWWRRVRGRRNRNSAKWLLTPDRSQGGRGKSLNWHGAVGIWVLPLLLIISVTGMTWSTYAGDNIAELRKQLSWTTPSVSTKLPGSQGSVAHSGGEHAEHGAATATAPADPAARIAQLTTVYAVARANGVTQPVEISVPAKADQAFAVKERRMPGTYTVDAIAVNGLTGVVTDRLPYAQWSLMAKLTNWGIQFHMGLMFGLANQLLLLAAMIGLIVVIVLGYRMWWQRRPMRTGARLALGRAPRRGAIRQSAWWLALPLVAAALVVGWFVPLVGLSLLGFVAVDVVIGIAGRLRSV; encoded by the coding sequence ATGAGCATTACCGAGGACCTGAGTCCGCCGTCCACCGAAATACCCACGCCGCCAACGGAATCCGCACAACGCAAGCGCCCGGGAAATGGGCTCTACGCGCTGGCGATGCGGCTGCACTTCTACGCCGGAATCTTCGTCGCGCCGTTCATCCTCATCGCCGCCGTCACCGGCGCGCTCTACGCCATCGCGCCGACGCTGGAGCGGATCGTGTCGCACGACCTGCTGTACGTCGACGGGTCGGGGCCGGAAAAGCCCTTGTCCGAGCAGGTTTCGGCGGCAGTGCGGGAGCGGCCGGACCTGCCGCTCGTCGCCGTCGCGCCCGCGCCGGAGGCCGGGCAGACCACCCGGGTGATCTTCGGCGACACCACGCTCGGCGAAGGTGAGCGGCGCGCGGTATTCGTGAATCCCTATACCGCACAACCGGTCGGCGAATCCGTCGTCTACGGCAGTTCGGGCGCGTTGCCGCTGCGCACCTGGATCGATCACCTGCACCGGGACCTGCATCTCGGTGAGCCCGGCCGCATCTACAGCGAGATGGCCGCATCTTGGCTGTGGATTATCGCGCTGGCCGGACTGGTGCTGTGGTGGCGCCGGGTGCGCGGCCGCCGCAACCGCAACTCCGCCAAATGGCTGCTGACGCCGGATCGTTCACAGGGCGGTCGCGGTAAGTCGCTCAACTGGCATGGCGCCGTTGGTATTTGGGTGTTGCCGCTGCTGTTGATCATCTCGGTGACCGGCATGACCTGGTCCACCTATGCGGGCGACAATATCGCCGAACTGCGCAAGCAGCTGAGCTGGACCACTCCGTCGGTGAGTACGAAACTGCCGGGAAGCCAAGGGTCCGTTGCGCATTCGGGCGGCGAGCATGCCGAGCACGGCGCCGCCACCGCGACCGCGCCCGCCGATCCCGCGGCGCGGATCGCCCAGCTCACCACGGTGTACGCGGTCGCGCGGGCGAACGGGGTCACCCAGCCCGTCGAGATCAGCGTGCCGGCCAAGGCGGATCAGGCCTTCGCGGTGAAGGAACGGCGCATGCCCGGCACGTACACGGTCGACGCGATCGCGGTGAACGGGTTGACCGGCGTGGTCACCGATCGGCTGCCGTACGCGCAGTGGTCGCTGATGGCCAAGTTGACCAACTGGGGCATCCAGTTCCATATGGGTCTGATGTTCGGGTTGGCCAACCAGTTGCTGTTGCTCGCCGCCATGATCGGGCTGATCGTCGTGATCGTGCTCGGCTACCGGATGTGGTGGCAGCGGCGGCCGATGCGGACCGGGGCGCGCCTCGCGCTCGGTCGGGCGCCGCGCCGCGGCGCGATCCGGCAGTCGGCGTGGTGGCTGGCACTGCCGCTGGTGGCGGCCGCGCTCGTGGTCGGGTGGTTCGTTCCGCTCGTCGGGCTGAGCCTGCTCGGGTTCGTCGCCGTCGATGTGGTCATCGGGATAGCGGGCAGGTTGCGCTCGGTTTAA
- a CDS encoding TetR/AcrR family transcriptional regulator yields MRLPVKAPNARQTPTLRDEQKSQTRARLLDAAKELFTARGYAAVRVDEIAAAAGASRATFYLHFTSKLEVLRAVAEEGTAPSARHFYQDLDRVLDTGSRAEFVAWMTRAIAWFHEYKDLLPAWDEATALEPEFREIARRGIMSLPESMTSYLSRWPEARRDEARLRVELLVAQLERFFTRWAMQGTIDVTAEQAAEVLGDIWYPALQSPRDQPGSA; encoded by the coding sequence ATGAGGCTGCCCGTGAAGGCCCCGAATGCGCGGCAGACGCCGACGCTGCGCGATGAGCAGAAATCGCAGACCAGGGCCCGGCTGCTGGATGCCGCCAAGGAACTGTTCACCGCCCGCGGCTACGCGGCGGTGCGGGTGGACGAGATCGCCGCGGCGGCCGGCGCCAGCCGCGCCACCTTCTACCTGCATTTCACCAGCAAGCTGGAGGTGTTGCGGGCGGTGGCCGAAGAGGGCACCGCGCCCAGCGCGCGGCACTTCTACCAGGACCTGGACCGGGTGCTCGACACCGGCTCCCGCGCCGAATTCGTCGCCTGGATGACCCGCGCCATCGCCTGGTTCCACGAATACAAGGACCTGCTGCCCGCCTGGGACGAGGCGACGGCACTGGAACCGGAATTCCGCGAGATCGCCCGCCGCGGCATCATGTCCCTGCCCGAATCCATGACCTCATACCTGTCCCGCTGGCCCGAGGCGCGCCGGGACGAGGCACGGCTGCGGGTGGAATTGCTGGTGGCCCAGTTGGAACGGTTCTTCACCCGTTGGGCCATGCAGGGCACCATCGACGTCACCGCCGAACAGGCCGCCGAGGTGCTCGGCGATATCTGGTATCCGGCGTTGCAGTCGCCGCGAGATCAGCCGGGCAGCGCGTAA
- a CDS encoding acyl-CoA synthetase, whose amino-acid sequence MSLSFPALNDSVRKAGDLASSVNVMVKRRLFNPLRPDHAMRSAFNMLKFGPFAGVVMHAAQTRPHAGAIVDERGELTFGQLNEQSNALARGLQAQGIKPGDVIALLARDHRGMVLSLVATGKLGVRAVLMNTGFAKPQFADVAKRENVKAVLHDSEFIDLMSAIPAEIPRVLTWVDEKDNADPSIETIESLIAGQSAAPLPAPDKPGGMVILTSGTTGTPKGAPRDKVSPFASAQFVDRVPLPNNGTMIMAAPIFHGTGLSQFTLGLALGNRVIFQQRRFNPEQTLANIAEYRADSLVVVPTMLQRILDLDETVLAKYDVSSIKVIFAAGSAIAPDVVTRTLDHFNDSLYNLYGSTECAVMTVATPADLRKAPTTAGRAPVGIRIVLLDENRKPITAPNVTGTIFVDNGFAFSGYTDGRTKETVDGMMSSGDVGHFDEDGLLYIDGRDDDMIVSGGENVFPLEVENLIAGREDIFEAAVVGVDDREFGKRLRAFVVPGPDSKRDPQEIKDYVKANLARYKVPREVIFLDELPRNATGKLLRKPLMEMRIDAD is encoded by the coding sequence ATGTCTTTGTCCTTCCCTGCGCTGAATGACTCGGTCCGCAAGGCGGGCGATCTCGCCTCCAGCGTCAACGTCATGGTCAAGCGGCGGTTGTTCAACCCGCTCCGGCCCGATCACGCGATGCGTTCCGCGTTCAACATGCTCAAATTCGGGCCGTTCGCCGGTGTCGTCATGCACGCCGCGCAGACCAGGCCACACGCCGGAGCCATCGTCGACGAGCGCGGCGAGCTGACCTTCGGTCAGCTCAACGAGCAGTCCAATGCGTTGGCCCGCGGTTTGCAGGCGCAGGGAATCAAGCCCGGCGACGTGATCGCGCTGCTGGCCCGCGACCATCGCGGCATGGTGCTGAGCCTGGTCGCCACCGGCAAACTCGGTGTGCGCGCGGTGCTGATGAACACCGGCTTCGCCAAACCCCAGTTCGCCGATGTCGCCAAGCGCGAGAACGTCAAGGCCGTGCTGCACGACAGCGAATTCATCGATCTGATGAGCGCCATCCCCGCCGAGATCCCGCGGGTGCTCACCTGGGTGGACGAAAAGGACAATGCCGACCCGTCGATCGAGACCATCGAATCGCTGATCGCCGGACAGTCCGCCGCTCCCCTGCCCGCGCCCGATAAGCCGGGCGGCATGGTCATCCTGACCAGCGGCACCACCGGCACGCCGAAGGGTGCGCCGCGGGACAAGGTGAGCCCGTTCGCCTCGGCCCAGTTCGTCGACCGGGTGCCGCTGCCCAACAACGGCACCATGATCATGGCCGCGCCGATCTTCCACGGCACCGGGCTTTCCCAATTCACCCTCGGCCTCGCGCTCGGCAATCGGGTGATCTTCCAGCAACGCCGGTTCAACCCGGAGCAGACCCTCGCGAATATCGCCGAGTACCGGGCGGATTCGCTGGTGGTGGTGCCGACGATGCTGCAGCGCATCCTGGATCTGGACGAGACGGTCCTGGCCAAGTACGACGTGAGCAGCATCAAGGTGATCTTCGCGGCCGGCTCGGCGATCGCGCCCGACGTGGTCACCCGGACACTCGACCACTTCAACGACAGCCTCTACAACCTGTACGGCTCCACCGAATGTGCGGTGATGACCGTGGCGACCCCGGCGGATCTGCGCAAGGCGCCCACCACCGCGGGCCGCGCACCCGTCGGCATCCGGATCGTGCTGCTCGACGAGAACCGCAAGCCGATCACTGCGCCGAATGTCACCGGCACGATCTTCGTCGACAACGGCTTCGCCTTCAGCGGATACACCGACGGGCGCACCAAGGAGACCGTCGACGGCATGATGTCCAGCGGTGACGTCGGGCACTTCGACGAGGACGGGCTGCTCTACATCGACGGCCGCGACGACGACATGATCGTCTCCGGCGGCGAGAACGTCTTCCCGCTGGAGGTGGAGAACCTGATCGCGGGCCGCGAGGACATCTTCGAGGCCGCGGTGGTCGGCGTCGACGACCGCGAATTCGGAAAACGGCTGCGCGCATTCGTTGTTCCCGGACCCGATTCCAAGCGGGATCCGCAGGAGATCAAGGATTACGTCAAGGCGAACCTGGCCAGGTACAAGGTGCCGCGCGAGGTGATCTTCCTGGACGAACTGCCGCGCAATGCCACCGGCAAACTGCTCCGCAAACCGCTCATGGAGATGCGAATCGACGCCGACTGA
- the galK gene encoding galactokinase has translation MQTWVAPGRVNIIGEHTDYSDGYVLPIALPLVVRCAAEATSDGFAQVSSRQRPGAPVRAALTELAAQRDRLPDWARYPLGVVAEFVRRGLPIAGVELMLDGAVPIGAGLSSSAALSCSVAIALRDLFAPKLSDRELIDMARAAENDYAGAPTGVLDQSAAILCTAGHALFLDVRRFAGAETGSAYQQIPFDLARFGLELLVIDTGQPHRLVDGGYAERRAQCEAAAAALGVPALRDADPAAVERIGDPVLRRRARHVVGENRRVLAVVEKLRAGADPREIGPLLTATHDSLRDDFEVSTPALDTAVATALAAGAHGARMVGGGFGGSAIALTDRERTATVASSIREAFARNGFEEPRTFVVVPSAGAHRID, from the coding sequence GTGCAGACATGGGTGGCGCCAGGGCGGGTCAACATCATCGGTGAACACACCGATTACAGCGACGGCTACGTGTTGCCTATCGCGTTGCCGCTGGTGGTGAGGTGTGCCGCCGAGGCGACCAGCGACGGCTTCGCTCAAGTGAGTTCGCGCCAGCGGCCCGGAGCGCCGGTTCGGGCCGCGCTCACCGAATTGGCCGCGCAACGCGACCGGCTGCCCGATTGGGCACGGTATCCGCTCGGCGTCGTCGCCGAATTCGTGCGGCGCGGCCTGCCGATCGCCGGGGTGGAACTCATGCTCGACGGTGCGGTGCCGATCGGAGCGGGTCTGTCGTCATCGGCCGCGCTGTCCTGTTCGGTGGCGATCGCGCTGCGAGATCTGTTCGCGCCCAAGCTGTCCGACCGCGAGCTGATCGATATGGCGCGCGCCGCCGAGAACGACTACGCGGGCGCGCCGACCGGCGTGCTCGACCAGTCGGCCGCGATCCTGTGCACGGCCGGGCATGCGCTATTCCTCGACGTGCGCCGATTCGCCGGCGCCGAAACCGGATCCGCGTACCAGCAGATCCCCTTCGACCTCGCCCGATTCGGTCTCGAGCTGCTGGTGATCGATACGGGACAGCCGCATCGTCTGGTGGACGGCGGATACGCCGAGCGGCGGGCGCAGTGCGAGGCCGCTGCTGCCGCACTCGGGGTGCCCGCACTGCGCGATGCCGATCCGGCCGCCGTCGAGCGGATCGGCGATCCGGTGCTGCGGCGGCGCGCCCGGCACGTGGTCGGCGAGAACCGGCGGGTGCTCGCGGTCGTCGAAAAGCTGCGCGCCGGTGCGGATCCGCGCGAGATCGGGCCGCTGCTGACCGCGACGCACGACTCGCTGCGCGACGATTTCGAGGTGTCTACGCCCGCCCTGGACACCGCGGTCGCCACCGCACTCGCCGCGGGCGCGCACGGCGCGCGCATGGTCGGCGGCGGATTCGGCGGCAGCGCCATCGCGCTCACCGACCGCGAACGAACCGCGACCGTCGCTTCATCGATACGAGAAGCGTTCGCACGCAACGGTTTCGAAGAACCGCGCACGTTCGTGGTCGTCCCGTCAGCGGGTGCGCACCGGATCGATTGA